One segment of Planctomycetota bacterium DNA contains the following:
- a CDS encoding TIGR00730 family Rossman fold protein, translating to MRSITVYCSSSVSLDAKFMDAARLLGEEMARRKISLVYGGGSIGLMGEIARTMRSAGGRIIGVITKRLLDLEQGYTQCDELIVVETMAERKKLMALRGEAFIALPGGLGTFEELFEVLVQRQVGEHRKPIGLVNLAGYYNPLVGLIDHGIEHRFIKPAVHHLLHVHEDPISVLEGVLKVEPFEIDPDRFLPMGRG from the coding sequence ATGCGAAGCATCACCGTCTATTGCTCCAGCAGCGTCAGCTTGGACGCCAAGTTCATGGACGCCGCCCGCCTCCTCGGCGAGGAGATGGCCCGCCGCAAGATTTCCCTGGTGTATGGCGGCGGCAGCATCGGCCTGATGGGCGAGATCGCCCGCACCATGCGCAGTGCCGGCGGCCGGATCATCGGGGTCATCACCAAGAGACTGCTCGACCTGGAGCAGGGCTACACGCAGTGCGACGAGCTCATCGTGGTGGAGACCATGGCCGAGCGGAAGAAATTGATGGCCCTGCGCGGCGAGGCGTTCATCGCGTTGCCCGGCGGGCTGGGCACCTTCGAGGAACTTTTCGAGGTGCTGGTGCAGCGCCAGGTCGGCGAGCATCGCAAGCCCATCGGACTGGTGAATCTCGCCGGCTACTACAACCCGCTGGTGGGGCTCATCGACCATGGCATCGAGCACCGATTCATCAAGCCCGCGGTGCACCACCTGCTGCACGTGCACGAGGATCCCATCAGCGTGCTCGAAGGCGTTCTCAAAGTGGAGCCCTTCGAGATCGATCCGGACCGATTTCTTCCGATGGGGCGCGGATGA
- the lpxI gene encoding UDP-2,3-diacylglucosamine diphosphatase LpxI (LpxI, functionally equivalent to LpxH, replaces it in LPS biosynthesis in a minority of bacteria.) — protein MSPGQSSAEPLGLIAGNGHLPLLVARGARAAGRRVVAVGLRDQFDAALPPLCDQFATAGWLRIGRWIRLLRNAGVREAVMVGGVSKRRMHDPFRVIKQIPDFRAARLWYRRLRHDRRNAAVLAAVADELASSGVTLMDSTTYIQDHLATAGVMGSVAPSEAQRADIAFGWPIIAQVCELDVGQAIAVRDRDTIAVEAVEGTDAMIDRASTLCRSRGWTLLKTSSRAHDRRADVPTVGVATIERLARAGGTCLALGAGRVILVDKPAVIASADRLGVALVGVP, from the coding sequence ATGAGTCCGGGACAATCCTCGGCGGAACCCCTGGGATTGATCGCCGGCAATGGCCATCTGCCCCTTTTGGTCGCGCGCGGAGCCCGTGCCGCTGGCCGGCGCGTGGTGGCCGTCGGTCTGCGCGACCAGTTCGACGCCGCGCTGCCCCCGCTCTGCGATCAATTCGCCACCGCTGGCTGGTTGCGGATCGGCCGCTGGATCCGCCTGCTTCGCAATGCCGGCGTGCGCGAGGCGGTGATGGTGGGCGGAGTCTCCAAGCGGCGGATGCATGATCCCTTCCGGGTGATCAAGCAGATTCCCGATTTCCGCGCGGCCCGGCTGTGGTACCGTCGCCTGCGCCACGACCGCAGAAACGCCGCGGTTCTCGCTGCCGTCGCCGATGAACTGGCCAGCTCCGGAGTCACGCTGATGGATTCAACGACCTACATCCAGGATCACCTCGCCACGGCGGGCGTCATGGGCTCGGTCGCGCCGAGCGAGGCGCAGCGCGCCGACATCGCCTTCGGCTGGCCGATCATCGCCCAGGTCTGCGAGCTCGACGTGGGACAGGCGATCGCGGTGCGCGACCGCGACACGATTGCGGTCGAGGCGGTCGAGGGGACCGACGCCATGATCGACCGCGCCAGCACCCTCTGTCGCTCGCGCGGATGGACGCTGCTGAAAACCTCCAGCCGCGCCCATGACCGCCGCGCCGATGTCCCCACCGTCGGCGTTGCCACCATCGAACGGCTGGCCCGCGCGGGTGGAACCTGCCTGGCCTTGGGCGCCGGACGCGTGATCCTGGTGGACAAGCCCGCGGTGATCGCCAGCGCCGACCGGCTCGGCGTGGCGCTGGTCGGCGTGCCCTGA
- a CDS encoding methyltransferase domain-containing protein — protein MSEEPDAAPGGDSPPHLSLASRAGLKLRHALEAFPVDAKGKICADFGCNIGGFTDVLLRAGAARVISVDTGYGTLAWRLRNDPRVETRERTNALHADPPEGGVDLVVMDLAWTQQRLSVPAALRWLRPGGKIVTLVKPHYEVEPNEKSWLDHGFLPHDKVPIIVGRVRDAMRSLGASVLADAESPITGGKSSRRAGSPGNKEWLMLLQAARV, from the coding sequence ATGAGCGAAGAACCTGATGCCGCGCCGGGTGGCGACTCCCCGCCGCACCTTTCGCTCGCCTCCCGCGCCGGCTTGAAATTGCGGCACGCGCTGGAGGCTTTCCCGGTGGACGCCAAAGGGAAAATATGCGCGGATTTCGGCTGCAACATAGGGGGTTTCACCGATGTGCTCCTGCGGGCCGGCGCCGCCCGCGTGATCAGCGTCGACACCGGCTACGGTACGCTCGCCTGGCGCCTGCGCAACGATCCGCGGGTCGAAACCCGCGAGCGCACCAACGCCCTGCATGCCGATCCGCCCGAAGGGGGCGTGGACCTGGTGGTGATGGACCTGGCGTGGACGCAGCAGCGTCTCTCGGTTCCGGCGGCGCTGCGCTGGCTGCGGCCCGGCGGGAAAATCGTGACGCTGGTCAAGCCCCATTACGAAGTGGAGCCCAACGAGAAGAGCTGGCTCGACCATGGTTTTCTTCCCCACGACAAGGTGCCGATCATCGTCGGGCGGGTGCGCGACGCGATGCGGTCGCTGGGCGCCAGCGTCCTGGCCGACGCCGAGTCGCCGATCACGGGGGGCAAGAGCTCGCGCCGCGCCGGCTCGCCCGGCAACAAGGAGTGGCTCATGCTGCTCCAGGCGGCGCGAGTCTGA
- the gyrA gene encoding DNA gyrase subunit A — protein sequence MSEVAPTTPPPNDHVVEMPIEQELHTSYLTYAMSTIMDRALPDVRDGLKPSQRRILVAMHDLNLTPGRKHIKCAKICGDTSGNYHPHGESVIYPTLVNLGQAWKTRYLLIDKQGNFGSIEGDPPAAMRYTEARMTAPATAMLEDLDKETVDFKANYDERLQEPTVLPARFPNLLVNGSSGIAVGMASSMPPHNLSEACDAIVKMIDQPNISLEDLMRVLPGPDFPTGGLMIGRRGIVEAYATGRGKVTLRGRVHVAKEGGRDAIIIDEIPYQVVQSNLIEKIVIASREGRIPDIADVRNHSGRDAQTRVVVVLRKGADPAIVEKQLYEYTPLQSTFSIINIALVNHQPRTLGVRQIIQCHIDHRKDVIRRRTGFLLRQAKQQAHRLEGLIYAVCDIDEVIRIIRESREREEAILSLMERAFRIAPDHKYAPLIPARVVQASRQGDGATLTRVQAEAIGAMRLIQLVGLEVEKLAAEFTKVLEDIDGLESILADEKRVLDIVREDVLELKEKFGDERRTAIEQGEAEDFEMADLIPEHEVVVTISHAGWVKRLPVDAYRTQGRGGVGVKGSDAKDGDFIEQIFTGSSHDDLLCFTNTGRVFRMKTWQIPEMSRTSKGRAIQNLIELREGETVQSFLSVAGFETREDFLFFVTREGRVKRTALQDYRNVNKSGIIALKLNEGDQLVNVLLTSGKDDVLLATAQGLAIRFDENDARVMGRAAAGVNGMTLKDEDYVVGAVRCDANTDLLTATANGYGKRTPLTEYLVQQDDGTTRCQSRGGKGRFDIKTEGRNGLVVSVRSVTEADQLMLLSRDGMVVRIAATDISQIGRNTMGVRIMRLSEGDSLMGVALVAEVDETTPPNAPPPAGA from the coding sequence ATGAGTGAAGTTGCCCCAACGACGCCGCCGCCGAACGACCATGTGGTCGAGATGCCGATCGAGCAGGAGCTGCACACCAGCTACCTGACCTATGCCATGAGCACGATCATGGATCGCGCCCTGCCGGACGTTCGCGACGGCCTGAAGCCGAGCCAGCGGCGCATTTTGGTGGCGATGCACGACCTCAACCTCACGCCGGGTCGCAAGCACATCAAGTGCGCCAAGATCTGCGGCGACACCAGCGGCAACTACCACCCCCACGGCGAGAGCGTGATCTATCCGACGCTGGTGAATCTGGGTCAGGCCTGGAAGACGCGCTACCTGCTCATCGACAAACAGGGCAACTTCGGCTCCATCGAGGGCGACCCCCCCGCCGCCATGCGCTACACCGAGGCCCGCATGACCGCCCCGGCGACCGCCATGCTGGAGGATCTGGACAAGGAGACCGTCGACTTCAAGGCGAACTACGACGAGCGATTGCAGGAGCCGACGGTCCTGCCGGCGCGATTCCCCAATCTGCTGGTCAACGGCAGTTCGGGCATCGCCGTGGGCATGGCCAGCAGCATGCCGCCGCACAACCTGAGCGAGGCGTGCGACGCCATCGTGAAGATGATCGACCAGCCCAACATCTCCCTTGAGGACTTGATGCGCGTGCTGCCGGGCCCGGACTTCCCGACCGGCGGCCTGATGATCGGCCGGCGCGGCATCGTCGAGGCCTACGCCACCGGCCGCGGCAAGGTGACGCTGCGCGGGCGCGTGCATGTGGCCAAGGAGGGCGGTCGCGACGCGATCATCATCGACGAGATCCCCTACCAGGTGGTGCAGTCCAACTTGATCGAGAAGATCGTCATCGCCAGCCGCGAGGGGCGCATTCCCGACATCGCCGATGTCCGCAACCACTCCGGCCGCGACGCGCAGACCCGCGTGGTGGTCGTGCTGCGCAAAGGCGCCGACCCGGCGATCGTGGAGAAGCAGCTCTACGAGTACACCCCGCTGCAGAGCACCTTCTCCATCATCAACATCGCGCTGGTCAACCACCAGCCGCGCACGCTGGGCGTGCGGCAGATCATCCAGTGCCACATCGACCACCGGAAGGATGTCATTCGCCGGCGAACCGGCTTCCTTCTGCGGCAGGCCAAGCAGCAAGCCCACCGCCTGGAAGGTCTGATCTACGCGGTCTGCGACATCGACGAAGTCATCCGCATCATCCGCGAGAGCCGCGAGCGCGAGGAGGCCATCCTGAGCCTGATGGAGCGCGCCTTCCGCATCGCCCCCGACCACAAATACGCCCCGCTCATCCCCGCCCGCGTCGTCCAGGCCTCGCGCCAGGGCGACGGCGCCACCCTCACCCGCGTGCAGGCGGAGGCCATCGGCGCCATGCGCCTCATCCAGCTGGTCGGCCTCGAGGTCGAGAAGCTCGCCGCTGAGTTCACCAAGGTTTTGGAGGACATCGACGGGCTCGAATCCATTCTTGCCGACGAGAAGCGCGTGCTCGACATCGTCCGCGAGGACGTGCTGGAGCTCAAGGAGAAGTTTGGCGACGAGCGCCGCACCGCCATCGAGCAGGGCGAGGCCGAGGACTTCGAGATGGCCGACCTGATCCCCGAGCACGAAGTGGTGGTCACCATCTCGCACGCCGGCTGGGTCAAGCGATTGCCGGTCGACGCCTACCGCACGCAGGGCCGCGGCGGCGTGGGCGTGAAGGGAAGCGATGCGAAGGACGGCGACTTCATCGAGCAGATCTTCACAGGTTCAAGCCACGACGACCTGCTCTGCTTCACCAACACCGGCCGCGTCTTCCGCATGAAGACCTGGCAGATTCCCGAGATGTCGCGCACCTCCAAGGGTCGCGCCATCCAGAACCTGATCGAGCTGCGCGAGGGGGAAACCGTGCAGTCCTTCCTTTCCGTCGCCGGCTTCGAAACCCGCGAGGACTTCCTCTTCTTCGTCACCCGAGAGGGCCGCGTCAAGCGCACCGCGCTGCAGGATTACCGCAACGTGAACAAGAGCGGCATCATCGCGCTCAAGCTCAACGAGGGCGACCAGCTGGTCAACGTGCTGCTGACCAGCGGCAAGGACGATGTCCTGCTGGCCACGGCGCAGGGGCTGGCGATCCGCTTCGACGAGAACGACGCCCGCGTCATGGGCCGCGCCGCCGCCGGCGTGAACGGCATGACCCTGAAGGACGAGGACTACGTCGTGGGGGCGGTCCGCTGCGACGCCAACACCGACCTGCTCACCGCGACCGCCAACGGCTACGGCAAGCGCACTCCGCTGACGGAATACCTGGTCCAGCAGGACGACGGCACCACGCGCTGCCAGAGCCGCGGCGGCAAGGGACGCTTCGACATCAAGACCGAGGGCCGCAACGGCCTGGTGGTCTCCGTCCGCTCCGTCACCGAGGCGGACCAGCTCATGCTGCTGTCGCGCGATGGCATGGTGGTTCGCATCGCCGCCACGGACATCAGCCAGATCGGCCGCAACACCATGGGCGTCCGGATCATGCGCCTCTCCGAGGGGGATTCCCTCATGGGCGTGGCCCTGGTCGCCGAAGTCGACGAGACGACCCCGCCCAACGCGCCGCCCCCCGCGGGCGCCTGA
- a CDS encoding STAS domain-containing protein — MSITEWSEGVLLVDLSPEPSISEDLQQLQRTIDGPGVEPKHVVLNFQEVNGLTSSNIAALLRIRKRVLQLKRRLFVCAVSDKVWTIFMTAGLDDVFETSSEVSTALASVQMGIE; from the coding sequence ATGTCAATCACGGAATGGTCTGAAGGCGTGCTGCTGGTCGATCTCTCGCCCGAGCCCTCCATCTCCGAGGATCTGCAGCAGCTGCAGCGGACGATCGACGGCCCCGGCGTGGAGCCCAAGCACGTGGTGCTCAATTTCCAGGAGGTCAACGGCCTCACCTCGAGCAACATCGCGGCGCTGCTGCGCATCCGCAAGCGTGTGCTGCAGCTCAAGCGCCGGCTCTTCGTCTGCGCCGTCAGCGACAAGGTCTGGACCATCTTCATGACCGCGGGCCTGGACGACGTCTTCGAGACCTCCAGCGAAGTCTCCACCGCGCTGGCCAGCGTGCAAATGGGCATCGAGTAG
- a CDS encoding biopolymer transporter ExbD, whose protein sequence is MRRIRRDPPEARIELNPLIDLMTFLLTFFIYAVVMMVRVDLVPMDLKQFASGKPAKPAPAATISVLRSGQIFYNKEIIDIKDVAAKVSEAKAAEPRTVVYLAIEDGQGVTDRAPILQDLWDRLKDTGVNINLVGRAQTTKQ, encoded by the coding sequence GTGCGCCGCATCCGACGCGATCCCCCGGAAGCCCGCATCGAGCTCAATCCGCTGATCGACCTCATGACCTTTCTGCTGACGTTTTTCATCTACGCGGTGGTGATGATGGTGCGCGTCGACCTGGTGCCGATGGACCTGAAGCAGTTCGCCAGCGGCAAGCCCGCCAAGCCCGCCCCCGCCGCCACCATCAGCGTGCTGCGCAGCGGGCAGATCTTCTACAACAAGGAGATCATCGACATCAAGGACGTCGCGGCCAAGGTCAGCGAGGCCAAGGCAGCCGAGCCGCGCACCGTGGTCTATCTGGCGATCGAGGATGGCCAGGGCGTCACCGACCGCGCCCCGATCCTGCAGGACCTGTGGGACCGGCTCAAGGACACGGGCGTGAACATCAACCTGGTCGGCCGCGCCCAGACCACCAAGCAGTGA
- the surE gene encoding 5'/3'-nucleotidase SurE, with amino-acid sequence MKILLTNDDGLEAPGISALHTAVESLGEVMVVAPANGQSAESHGVTFHTPLLTRVRALNNGANGIAVVGTPADCVKLGLRALWKEKYGPKSLPDLVISGMNYGANVGINVIYSGTIAAAVEAAFLGVPAIAVSLHIGERAKTHLPRAAAIARFAIDHVLKSGLPDAHRVISINVPHTESANAPMPPIKLVPMNTSAGIDGYEKRVAPDGQIYYWSSGNGMEFFHTAEGSDVEALAERCVTITPLFYDLTDRPLLERLRKLGVDRA; translated from the coding sequence GTGAAGATTCTTCTGACCAACGACGACGGCCTGGAGGCGCCGGGCATCTCCGCGCTGCACACCGCCGTGGAGTCGCTGGGCGAGGTCATGGTGGTGGCGCCGGCGAATGGTCAGAGCGCCGAGAGCCATGGCGTCACCTTTCACACGCCGCTGCTGACCCGCGTGCGGGCGCTGAACAACGGTGCCAACGGGATCGCCGTGGTGGGCACCCCAGCGGACTGCGTGAAGCTCGGCCTGCGCGCCTTGTGGAAGGAGAAATACGGGCCGAAATCCCTGCCCGACCTGGTGATCAGCGGCATGAACTACGGGGCCAACGTGGGGATCAACGTGATCTACTCGGGCACGATCGCCGCCGCCGTCGAGGCCGCCTTCCTGGGCGTGCCCGCCATCGCCGTGAGCCTGCACATCGGGGAGCGCGCCAAGACGCACCTGCCGCGGGCCGCCGCCATCGCGCGCTTTGCGATCGACCACGTCCTCAAGTCCGGCCTGCCCGACGCGCACCGCGTGATCAGCATCAATGTTCCGCACACCGAGTCCGCCAATGCGCCGATGCCGCCGATCAAGCTGGTGCCGATGAACACCTCAGCGGGCATCGACGGCTATGAGAAGCGCGTCGCGCCGGATGGTCAGATCTATTACTGGTCCTCAGGCAACGGCATGGAATTCTTCCACACCGCCGAGGGCAGCGACGTGGAGGCGCTGGCCGAGCGCTGCGTCACCATCACGCCGCTGTTCTACGACTTGACGGACCGGCCGCTGCTGGAGCGGCTGCGCAAACTCGGCGTCGACCGCGCCTGA
- a CDS encoding glycosyltransferase: protein MDVRVLLMWMLIVPAGCCAGWWITVGVRILRDLPRIPRIRQGLAFAPPAGEPLVSVIIPAHNEEKHAPGCIESILASDYRNLEVIVVLDRCTDGTRAILEPIAARDARLRLIDNDSCPADWAGKCNAGRIGAEHARGTHLLFTDADVEFSPQLVRASLGMLNQRGLTLLSLMSTPRIRHWFEAVVQPVAVMELMRMYPIAQVNRAKSPRVFANGQFLLFERRAYDKMGGHAAVKDDLLEDIAFSRRMRDSGGVGGLAMADGMLMVEMYEKLSEFLMGWKRIYIEGSERQPPRLRRSGVIVGVGATLLPLASLGALAAGAGWRGGSLEPLASFALGVGVLSTLSFLIVAAAIHRLCAAPMLAVFFHPLGGFLIARCFFGAAEDLDLRKPVRWGGREYVLEPRVHEVAP, encoded by the coding sequence ATGGACGTTCGAGTGCTGCTGATGTGGATGCTGATCGTGCCCGCGGGCTGCTGCGCGGGCTGGTGGATCACGGTGGGCGTGCGGATTCTGCGCGATTTGCCGCGGATTCCGCGGATCCGCCAGGGCCTGGCCTTCGCGCCTCCCGCCGGCGAGCCCCTGGTCAGCGTGATCATTCCCGCACACAACGAGGAAAAGCACGCGCCCGGTTGCATCGAAAGCATCCTGGCCAGTGACTACCGGAACCTGGAGGTGATCGTGGTGCTCGACCGCTGCACCGACGGAACCCGCGCCATCCTCGAGCCGATCGCGGCGCGCGATGCGCGGCTGCGCCTGATCGACAACGATTCCTGCCCCGCGGACTGGGCGGGCAAGTGCAACGCCGGGCGCATCGGCGCCGAGCACGCCCGGGGAACGCATCTGCTCTTCACCGACGCGGACGTCGAGTTCTCGCCGCAGCTGGTCCGCGCCTCGCTGGGCATGCTCAATCAGCGCGGCCTGACGCTGCTTTCGCTCATGAGCACGCCGCGCATCCGGCACTGGTTCGAGGCGGTGGTGCAGCCGGTGGCGGTCATGGAGCTCATGCGCATGTACCCGATCGCGCAGGTGAACCGGGCCAAGAGTCCGCGGGTCTTCGCCAACGGGCAGTTCCTGCTCTTCGAGCGCCGGGCCTACGACAAGATGGGCGGGCACGCCGCCGTCAAGGATGACCTGCTGGAGGACATCGCCTTCTCGCGGCGCATGCGCGACAGCGGCGGCGTGGGCGGCCTGGCCATGGCGGATGGCATGCTGATGGTGGAGATGTACGAGAAACTGAGCGAGTTCCTGATGGGCTGGAAGCGGATCTACATCGAGGGCTCCGAGCGCCAGCCGCCCCGATTGCGCCGCAGCGGCGTGATCGTCGGCGTGGGGGCCACGCTCCTGCCGCTGGCCAGCCTGGGCGCGCTCGCCGCCGGCGCCGGCTGGCGCGGCGGTTCGCTCGAGCCGCTCGCCTCCTTCGCGTTGGGCGTCGGTGTGCTCTCGACGCTTTCATTCCTGATCGTCGCCGCGGCCATCCACAGGCTCTGCGCGGCACCGATGCTGGCGGTGTTCTTCCATCCGCTGGGCGGCTTCCTGATCGCGCGATGCTTCTTCGGCGCCGCCGAGGACCTGGACCTGCGCAAGCCGGTCCGGTGGGGCGGACGCGAATACGTGCTCGAGCCGCGCGTGCACGAGGTGGCCCCGTGA
- a CDS encoding NAD(P)H-hydrate epimerase, which translates to MQPISFDRRAARAYDRMCMERLGIPGIVLMENAARGCADIALRMLGTAGSRSRVAVLCGPGQNGGDGYAITRHLANAQCAVDLFVHGEPAADSDANVNACIAAAMNIPRQPLTPKSHLGGYALLVDALWGTGLDRPLAPADQALIEIVNSAGRPVLSVDLPSGMDADTGEPLPVCVGATITVTMVAPKKGFANPGASRLIGRLEIVSIGGPAPGAAVGG; encoded by the coding sequence ATGCAGCCGATCTCCTTCGACCGCAGGGCGGCGCGGGCCTACGACCGCATGTGCATGGAGCGGCTGGGGATTCCCGGCATCGTCCTCATGGAGAACGCGGCGCGCGGCTGCGCCGACATCGCGCTGCGAATGCTGGGGACGGCCGGCTCGCGATCGCGCGTGGCCGTGCTGTGCGGGCCGGGCCAGAATGGCGGCGATGGGTACGCCATCACGCGGCACCTGGCCAACGCACAATGCGCCGTCGACCTCTTCGTCCACGGCGAGCCCGCGGCGGATTCCGACGCCAACGTCAATGCGTGCATCGCAGCGGCCATGAACATTCCTCGGCAGCCGCTCACGCCGAAATCGCACCTTGGCGGCTACGCGCTGCTGGTGGACGCGCTGTGGGGCACCGGCCTGGACCGGCCGCTGGCGCCGGCCGACCAGGCGCTGATCGAAATCGTCAACAGCGCCGGGCGCCCGGTGCTGAGCGTCGACCTTCCCAGCGGCATGGACGCCGACACCGGCGAGCCGCTTCCGGTCTGCGTCGGCGCGACCATCACCGTCACGATGGTCGCACCCAAGAAAGGCTTCGCCAACCCCGGGGCATCGCGGCTCATCGGCCGCCTGGAGATCGTCTCGATCGGCGGGCCCGCGCCCGGCGCTGCGGTCGGCGGATAG
- a CDS encoding FtsX-like permease family protein, translating to MYPAQLANRYLTSRIIPLIAVAAVALCVALVVIVVSVMSGFLDLLRASGRTLIGDVIITCPVRGIPWYGELIADIEAMPETAAATPVIDTYGLVRMPYPEGSEKDIVTANVWGIEPHSFNRVTDYARALYWKPPASPEAAAAMQPDDPRLQLKKTIEQDGLDLVQHDTGDPGLVLGMHVSMANDRRRDGSYKPRFQWFMPRYTVTLTLVPISAKGTIAEPRERAFPIVNEFRSGVYQIDKNRVMIPLAEAQKLLRMDEGTLYDMNAPPQPDGSLPILGVSPAKVSKVLVRAKPGVTPDQLRDAVAAVYDKFSRDIAVDPSKTVKAPMTGYVSILTWEQQLRDLIGPVEKEREMMRILFSIVYLVCAGLVLSIFWAIVQEKTRDVGILRSVGASRPGILWIFLQYGLVIGAVGGLAGIGVGWLVIRNINSIHEAIGQDAPRWSWIACFAMALASFVLSVRGALAGVLLRTLLWTVTGSTLVLVGVLLTLHRGTLIWDPSVYYFDHIPDQVDWFTAMITWCGAVVFSVLGASIPAAKAADIHPVRALRYE from the coding sequence GTGTATCCCGCGCAACTCGCCAATCGATATCTCACAAGCCGGATCATTCCGCTGATCGCGGTGGCGGCGGTGGCGCTCTGCGTGGCCCTGGTGGTGATCGTGGTCAGCGTCATGAGCGGATTCCTGGACCTGCTCCGCGCCAGCGGCCGCACGCTGATCGGCGATGTGATCATCACCTGCCCGGTGCGCGGCATCCCCTGGTACGGAGAGTTGATCGCGGACATCGAGGCGATGCCCGAGACCGCGGCCGCGACTCCGGTCATCGACACCTACGGGCTGGTGCGCATGCCCTACCCGGAAGGCAGCGAGAAGGACATCGTCACCGCGAACGTGTGGGGCATCGAGCCGCACAGCTTCAATCGCGTGACGGACTACGCCCGCGCCCTCTACTGGAAGCCGCCAGCCAGCCCCGAGGCCGCCGCCGCCATGCAGCCCGACGATCCGCGCCTGCAATTGAAGAAAACCATCGAGCAGGATGGGCTCGACCTGGTGCAGCACGACACCGGCGATCCGGGGCTCGTGCTGGGCATGCACGTCTCGATGGCCAACGACCGGCGCCGCGACGGCAGCTACAAGCCGCGCTTCCAATGGTTCATGCCCAGGTACACCGTCACGCTGACGCTGGTGCCGATCAGCGCCAAGGGCACGATCGCCGAGCCGCGCGAGCGCGCCTTTCCCATCGTCAACGAGTTCCGCAGCGGCGTCTACCAGATCGACAAGAACCGCGTCATGATTCCGCTCGCCGAGGCGCAGAAGCTGCTGCGCATGGACGAGGGCACCCTCTACGACATGAACGCGCCACCCCAGCCGGACGGCAGCCTGCCGATCCTGGGGGTCAGTCCCGCGAAAGTCTCCAAGGTCCTGGTCCGCGCCAAGCCGGGGGTGACGCCCGACCAGCTCCGCGACGCGGTGGCCGCGGTCTATGACAAGTTCTCCCGCGACATTGCCGTCGATCCCTCCAAGACGGTGAAGGCGCCGATGACGGGGTATGTGAGCATCCTGACCTGGGAGCAGCAGCTGCGCGACCTCATCGGTCCCGTGGAAAAAGAGCGGGAGATGATGCGGATCCTCTTCTCGATCGTCTACCTGGTCTGCGCCGGCCTGGTGCTGAGCATCTTCTGGGCCATCGTGCAGGAGAAGACCCGCGATGTCGGCATCCTGCGCTCGGTGGGTGCGAGCCGCCCCGGCATCCTGTGGATCTTCTTGCAGTATGGCCTGGTCATCGGCGCCGTCGGGGGATTGGCGGGCATCGGCGTGGGATGGCTCGTCATCCGCAACATCAACTCGATCCACGAGGCGATCGGGCAGGACGCGCCGCGCTGGAGCTGGATCGCCTGCTTCGCCATGGCGCTGGCGAGCTTCGTGCTGAGCGTGCGCGGCGCCTTGGCGGGAGTGCTGCTGCGCACGCTGCTCTGGACCGTGACCGGCTCCACGCTGGTGCTGGTCGGCGTGCTGCTGACGCTGCACCGCGGCACGCTCATCTGGGATCCCAGCGTCTACTACTTCGACCACATTCCCGACCAGGTGGATTGGTTCACCGCCATGATCACCTGGTGCGGCGCGGTCGTCTTCAGCGTGCTCGGCGCCAGCATTCCCGCCGCCAAGGCCGCCGACATCCATCCGGTGAGGGCCCTGCGCTATGAGTAG
- a CDS encoding ABC transporter ATP-binding protein, with translation MSSPLLEAKNLRKTYQLGRVKVPVLRGASFALAQGEWVAILGSSGSGKSTLLHLLGLLDESDADSGGVWFEGKPVADLKFAARNAYRNRSVGFVFQFYHLLPELTVLENALLPSMVQAGLAWWSKRRQAEGHATELLGAFGLSHRLTHRPAELSGGERQRVAIARALSNNPKVLLADEPTGNLDTRTGGEILDLIAAKHRQGLSIAMVTHDAAVAARADRIVRLVDGCVEH, from the coding sequence ATGAGTAGCCCCCTGCTGGAAGCCAAGAATCTGCGCAAGACCTACCAACTGGGTCGCGTCAAGGTGCCGGTGCTGCGCGGCGCCAGCTTCGCGCTGGCCCAGGGCGAGTGGGTCGCCATCCTGGGTTCCTCCGGCAGCGGCAAGAGCACGCTGCTGCACCTGCTCGGACTGCTCGATGAGAGCGACGCCGACTCGGGCGGCGTCTGGTTCGAGGGCAAGCCCGTGGCCGACCTCAAGTTCGCCGCGCGAAACGCCTACCGCAATCGCAGCGTCGGATTCGTCTTCCAGTTCTACCACCTGCTTCCGGAATTGACGGTGCTGGAGAACGCGCTGCTGCCCAGCATGGTGCAGGCGGGCCTCGCCTGGTGGTCGAAGCGCCGGCAGGCGGAAGGCCATGCGACGGAATTGCTCGGCGCCTTCGGGCTCTCGCACCGTCTGACGCACCGGCCCGCCGAGCTCTCCGGCGGCGAGCGCCAGCGCGTGGCGATCGCCCGGGCCCTTTCCAACAATCCCAAGGTGCTGCTGGCCGACGAGCCCACCGGCAATCTCGACACGCGAACCGGCGGCGAGATCCTTGACCTGATCGCCGCCAAGCACCGCCAGGGACTCTCGATCGCCATGGTCACGCACGACGCCGCGGTCGCCGCGCGGGCCGACCGGATCGTGCGCCTGGTCGACGGTTGCGTCGAGCACTAA